In one window of Bacteroidales bacterium DNA:
- a CDS encoding DUF2029 domain-containing protein: MEKSGPGIENVSNRNRNITLILLGSIIVIVLIISYLKYSAGPKIFHEGGISYTHYNNYIIFKSSSSHLLEGKNLYQRYPAEHWDLFKYSPSFALFMRFFAMFPDLIGLILWNLLNVLVFVFALKKIAIYPRNQVILFAIFLIPELINSVQNSQSNALIAGLLLYAFIFLEKKHIALASLMIVLSIFIKLFGIVALALFLLYPQKLKAFFWTLGWSILLIILPLLVVPVGQLSDQYQFWLDLLRNDHTGSYGLSVAGWLHSWFGIEHKSLVFLLGVILFLVPLAFYRNYSSKLFRLLFLSSILVWIVIFNHKAESPTFIIALTGIGIWYFSQPFNKLNTALFILAFIFTALLSTELFPSDFRTGFAKSHAIKAVPCFIIWLKTIWDLIMIKPINNNNPAADNSNSGIVSS, encoded by the coding sequence ATGGAAAAATCAGGTCCTGGCATTGAAAATGTTAGTAATAGAAACAGGAATATCACTCTCATTTTACTGGGATCTATTATTGTTATAGTTTTGATTATTAGTTACTTAAAATATAGTGCGGGTCCTAAAATTTTTCATGAAGGGGGCATTTCCTATACTCATTATAATAATTATATCATATTCAAATCCTCTTCATCTCATTTGCTGGAAGGTAAGAATCTCTATCAGCGCTATCCGGCTGAACATTGGGATCTTTTTAAGTACAGTCCGAGTTTTGCACTATTCATGCGCTTTTTTGCCATGTTCCCGGATTTAATCGGACTGATTTTATGGAATCTGTTGAATGTGCTGGTATTTGTTTTTGCCTTAAAAAAGATTGCTATCTATCCCAGGAACCAAGTCATTCTTTTTGCAATATTTCTTATCCCTGAGCTGATCAACTCAGTTCAGAATTCTCAAAGCAATGCATTAATTGCTGGTTTGCTGCTTTATGCGTTTATATTCCTGGAGAAAAAGCACATCGCCCTGGCAAGCCTGATGATCGTGCTAAGCATATTTATCAAATTATTCGGAATCGTTGCCCTGGCATTATTCCTTTTATATCCTCAGAAGCTGAAAGCTTTTTTCTGGACCCTTGGTTGGAGTATTTTACTTATAATACTCCCTTTACTGGTGGTTCCGGTAGGACAACTTTCGGACCAGTACCAGTTCTGGCTTGATTTATTAAGGAATGATCATACAGGATCATACGGACTTTCGGTAGCCGGTTGGCTTCATTCATGGTTTGGTATTGAACATAAATCACTTGTATTCCTGTTAGGAGTAATCCTCTTTCTTGTTCCCCTGGCTTTTTACCGGAACTACAGTTCAAAGTTGTTCAGATTACTCTTCCTTTCTTCCATCCTGGTATGGATTGTAATCTTTAACCATAAAGCGGAATCACCAACTTTTATCATTGCACTTACCGGTATTGGGATTTGGTATTTCTCTCAGCCTTTTAATAAGCTCAACACAGCACTATTTATCCTGGCTTTTATATTCACTGCTTTACTATCTACAGAATTGTTTCCTTCAGATTTCAGAACCGGCTTTGCAAAGAGCCATGCCATTAAAGCAGTTCCTTGTTTCATCATCTGGCTAAAAACCATATGGGATCTCATTATGATCAAGCCAATAAATAACAACAATCCCGCTGCTGACAATAGCAACAGCGGGATTGTGTCATCCTGA